From Variovorax sp. PMC12, the proteins below share one genomic window:
- the fabD gene encoding ACP S-malonyltransferase: protein MKSFAFVFPGQGSQAVGMLDGWGDHPAVVETLREASEALGEDVGALIKNGPKEELALTTNTQPVMLVAGVAAWRAWLAEGGATPAVVAGHSLGEYSALVASGVLTLAQAAPLVRFRAQAMQQAVPVGVGAMAAVLGMESGKVVAGCAEATASFGAGSAEIVEAVNFNDPMQTVIAGSKAAVDKACELLKANGAKRALLLPVSAPFHSSLMKPAAEALREKLASVTLAAPQIPVLNNIDVAVETDADRIRDALVRQAAGPVRWVESVQALKLRGVAAIIECGPGKVLAGMVKRIAPDLEAASVYDPATLADTRQSLAG from the coding sequence ATGAAATCCTTTGCTTTTGTTTTCCCCGGTCAGGGCTCGCAGGCTGTCGGCATGCTCGACGGCTGGGGCGATCATCCGGCCGTGGTCGAAACCCTGCGCGAAGCTTCCGAGGCGCTGGGCGAAGACGTTGGCGCGCTGATCAAGAACGGTCCCAAGGAAGAACTGGCCCTCACGACCAATACCCAGCCCGTGATGCTGGTCGCGGGTGTCGCGGCCTGGCGCGCCTGGCTGGCTGAAGGCGGCGCGACGCCGGCCGTGGTGGCCGGCCATTCGCTCGGCGAATACTCGGCGCTGGTCGCTTCCGGCGTGTTGACGCTGGCGCAAGCCGCGCCGCTGGTGCGCTTCCGCGCGCAAGCGATGCAACAGGCTGTGCCGGTGGGCGTCGGCGCCATGGCTGCTGTGCTGGGCATGGAGTCCGGCAAGGTGGTCGCCGGCTGCGCTGAAGCCACCGCGAGTTTCGGCGCGGGCAGCGCCGAGATCGTCGAGGCGGTGAATTTCAACGACCCCATGCAGACGGTGATCGCCGGCAGCAAGGCTGCCGTCGACAAGGCCTGCGAACTGCTCAAGGCCAACGGCGCCAAGCGCGCATTGCTGTTGCCGGTGTCGGCACCGTTCCATTCGAGCCTGATGAAGCCTGCCGCCGAGGCGCTGCGCGAGAAACTGGCCTCCGTCACGCTGGCTGCGCCGCAGATCCCGGTGCTGAACAACATCGATGTCGCCGTCGAAACCGATGCCGACCGCATCCGCGACGCCCTGGTGCGCCAGGCCGCCGGTCCGGTTCGCTGGGTAGAGAGCGTGCAGGCCTTGAAACTGCGCGGTGTAGCCGCCATCATCGAGTGCGGTCCCGGCAAGGTGCTGGCCGGCATGGTGAAGCGCATCGCCCCCGATCTGGAAGCCGCGTCGGTGTACGACCCGGCCACGCTCGCGGACACCCGACAATCGCTCGCCGGCTGA
- a CDS encoding beta-ketoacyl-ACP synthase III: MTTPYSRITGTGSYLPPRRVTNDDLAKELATRGIETSDQWIVERTGIHARHFAAPEVTSSDLGYEAARHALEAAGRKASDVDLIIVATSTPDMVFPSSAAILQHKLGIAGCPAFDVQAVCSGFVYALTVADAMIRTGTARCALVVGAEVFSRILDFNDRTTCVLFGDGAGAVVLEASEEPGILASDLHADGKHVGILCVPGHVSGGNVLGTPLLHMDGQAVFKLAVRVLEEAARATLAKAGKTDADIDWLIPHQANIRIMEGTARKLKLPREKLIVTVNEHGNTSAASIPLALDEAVRSGKVKKGETLMLEGVGGGFTWGAVLLNL, encoded by the coding sequence ATGACGACCCCTTATTCACGCATTACCGGCACCGGCAGCTACCTGCCTCCACGCCGCGTGACCAATGACGATCTCGCCAAGGAATTGGCGACACGCGGCATCGAAACCTCCGATCAGTGGATCGTCGAGCGCACCGGCATCCACGCGCGCCACTTCGCGGCGCCGGAAGTCACGAGCAGCGATCTCGGCTACGAGGCCGCCCGGCACGCTCTCGAAGCTGCCGGACGCAAGGCCAGCGATGTCGACCTGATCATCGTCGCGACCTCGACGCCCGACATGGTGTTTCCGTCGTCGGCCGCCATCCTCCAGCACAAGCTCGGCATTGCCGGCTGCCCGGCGTTCGACGTCCAGGCGGTCTGCAGCGGCTTCGTCTATGCGCTGACCGTCGCCGACGCGATGATCCGCACCGGCACCGCGCGTTGCGCGCTGGTGGTGGGCGCCGAAGTGTTCTCCCGCATCCTCGACTTCAACGATCGCACCACCTGCGTGCTGTTCGGCGACGGCGCGGGCGCGGTGGTGCTCGAGGCGAGCGAGGAGCCGGGCATCCTGGCGAGCGACCTGCACGCGGACGGCAAGCACGTGGGCATCCTTTGCGTGCCCGGGCATGTGTCCGGCGGCAACGTGCTGGGCACGCCCTTGCTGCACATGGACGGCCAGGCCGTCTTCAAGCTCGCGGTTCGCGTGCTCGAAGAGGCTGCGCGCGCCACGCTGGCGAAGGCCGGCAAGACCGACGCCGACATCGACTGGCTGATTCCGCACCAGGCCAACATCCGCATCATGGAAGGCACGGCCAGGAAGCTGAAGCTTCCACGCGAAAAGCTCATCGTCACGGTGAACGAGCACGGCAACACGTCTGCCGCGTCGATCCCGCTGGCTCTCGACGAAGCCGTGCGTTCCGGCAAGGTGAAGAAGGGCGAAACACTCATGCTCGAAGGCGTGGGCGGCGGCTTCACCTGGGGCGCGGTGCTATTGAACCTGTAG
- the plsX gene encoding phosphate acyltransferase PlsX translates to MATPSSPEFTAAPAAITLAVDCMGGDHGPRVTLAACRAFLERHSEASLLLVGAPAALAGFAAHPRARIVAASEVVGMDDPIEIALRKKKDSSMRVAIQQVKDGAAQAAVSAGNTGALMAIARYLLKTLDGIDRPAIAPQLPNAKGGATTVLDLGANVDCDAEDLLQFAVLGSALVSALTGNEAPSVGLLNIGEEAIKGSETIKKASQLLRTAANSKDLNFYGNVEGNDIFKGTTDIVVCDGFVGNVALKASEGVASMIGEFIRVEFSRSVFTKLAAIVAYPVLKAFKSRLDHRRYNGAALLGLRGLVFKSHGSADEVAFGHALDRAYDAARNNLLDRVRARIAHAAPLLARQEPAAPVDATALHV, encoded by the coding sequence ATGGCTACGCCTTCTTCTCCCGAATTCACTGCTGCGCCCGCCGCAATCACGCTCGCCGTGGATTGCATGGGGGGTGACCATGGGCCGCGTGTCACGCTCGCGGCCTGCCGCGCGTTTCTTGAGCGGCACAGCGAGGCCTCACTGCTGCTGGTCGGCGCGCCGGCCGCGCTCGCGGGCTTTGCCGCGCATCCGCGTGCCCGCATCGTCGCAGCCAGCGAAGTTGTGGGCATGGACGACCCGATCGAAATTGCCCTGCGCAAGAAGAAAGATTCTTCGATGCGCGTCGCGATCCAGCAGGTCAAGGACGGTGCTGCCCAGGCTGCCGTGTCGGCTGGCAACACCGGTGCATTGATGGCCATTGCGCGCTATCTGCTCAAGACCCTCGACGGCATCGACCGCCCTGCGATTGCGCCGCAACTGCCGAACGCCAAGGGCGGCGCAACGACCGTGCTCGACCTGGGTGCGAACGTCGACTGCGACGCCGAGGACCTCCTTCAGTTCGCCGTGCTCGGCTCGGCGCTGGTGTCGGCGCTGACCGGTAACGAGGCGCCTTCGGTCGGCCTGCTCAATATCGGCGAAGAAGCCATCAAGGGCAGCGAAACAATCAAAAAAGCCAGTCAACTGCTGCGTACGGCTGCCAACTCCAAAGATCTCAACTTCTACGGCAACGTGGAAGGCAACGATATTTTCAAGGGCACGACCGACATCGTCGTTTGTGACGGTTTTGTCGGAAATGTGGCGTTGAAAGCCAGCGAAGGCGTGGCTTCGATGATCGGCGAGTTCATTCGCGTGGAGTTCTCGCGGAGCGTCTTCACCAAACTCGCTGCAATTGTTGCTTATCCGGTTCTAAAAGCTTTCAAAAGCCGTTTGGATCATCGTCGCTACAACGGAGCGGCCTTGCTCGGCCTGCGTGGCCTGGTTTTCAAGAGCCATGGCTCGGCTGACGAAGTGGCTTTCGGACATGCGCTCGATCGCGCTTATGATGCCGCTCGCAACAACCTGCTCGATCGCGTGCGGGCCCGCATCGCCCACGCCGCGCCTTTGCTCGCGCGGCAGGAGCCGGCGGCGCCGGTCGACGCGACGGCCCTTCACGTTTGA
- the rpmF gene encoding 50S ribosomal protein L32, with protein sequence MAVQQNKKSPSKRGMHRSHNALVVPGIAVEPTTGETHLRHHISPNGFYRGRQVLKNKSEA encoded by the coding sequence ATGGCCGTCCAGCAAAACAAGAAGTCGCCTTCCAAGCGCGGCATGCACCGTTCCCACAATGCGCTGGTCGTGCCCGGCATCGCCGTGGAGCCGACCACCGGCGAAACGCACCTGCGCCACCACATCAGCCCCAACGGTTTCTACCGTGGCCGCCAGGTGCTCAAGAACAAGTCCGAAGCCTGA
- a CDS encoding YceD family protein, giving the protein MKREFAPERLNVPAFAAAAATLEAADPVPNYLRLTAELAVPAPDAVVDWKATGEERPGADGKAVPWLHLDAEATVPLVCQRCLSPVETPLTVDRWFRFVADEATAEAEDEESEEDLLVVSRDFDLHALIEDELLMDIPVTPVHDVCPTPVQLSSSDDDFKAAEEAKPNPFAVLGALRSRKPEDGSEEGR; this is encoded by the coding sequence ATGAAGAGAGAATTTGCCCCCGAACGGCTCAACGTGCCCGCCTTTGCCGCGGCCGCCGCCACCCTGGAAGCCGCCGACCCGGTTCCCAACTACCTGCGCCTGACCGCCGAGCTGGCGGTTCCCGCGCCCGATGCGGTGGTCGATTGGAAAGCCACCGGGGAAGAGCGCCCCGGCGCCGACGGCAAGGCCGTTCCCTGGCTGCACCTGGATGCCGAGGCCACGGTCCCGCTGGTTTGCCAGCGCTGCCTGTCGCCGGTCGAGACGCCATTGACGGTCGATCGCTGGTTCCGTTTCGTGGCCGACGAGGCCACGGCCGAAGCGGAAGACGAGGAATCGGAGGAAGACCTGCTCGTCGTGAGCCGCGATTTCGACCTCCATGCCCTGATCGAAGACGAACTGCTCATGGACATTCCCGTCACGCCCGTGCATGACGTCTGCCCCACGCCCGTCCAGCTTTCATCCAGCGACGACGACTTCAAGGCTGCCGAAGAAGCCAAGCCGAACCCGTTCGCGGTGCTCGGAGCGTTGCGCTCGCGCAAGCCGGAAGACGGGTCGGAAGAGGGCAGGTAG
- a CDS encoding Maf family nucleotide pyrophosphatase: MQRPVILASTSRYRRELLTRLRLPFEVQSPEVDETPLPGETPHALAMRLALEKADAVAARFPEAVVIGSDQVADLGGEALGKPGDHQRATAQLRRMRGQTLIFQTAVAVVCRATGFVQRDIAPVRVVFRDLSDAAIEQYLLAEQPYDCAGSAKSEGLGIALLDAIDSDDPTALVGLPLIRTCRMLRAAGVELL; this comes from the coding sequence ATGCAACGCCCTGTGATTCTTGCCTCGACCTCGCGCTACCGCCGCGAGCTGCTTACCCGCCTGCGACTGCCTTTCGAAGTGCAGTCCCCTGAAGTCGACGAAACGCCGTTGCCCGGCGAAACGCCGCATGCCCTGGCCATGCGCCTGGCGCTCGAAAAAGCCGACGCCGTCGCTGCCCGCTTTCCCGAAGCCGTGGTCATCGGCTCCGACCAGGTGGCCGACCTCGGCGGCGAAGCGCTCGGCAAGCCCGGCGACCACCAGCGCGCCACGGCGCAACTGCGCCGCATGCGCGGCCAGACGCTGATCTTCCAGACCGCGGTGGCGGTGGTGTGCCGCGCCACCGGCTTCGTCCAGCGCGACATCGCCCCCGTGCGCGTGGTGTTCCGAGACCTCAGCGACGCCGCCATCGAGCAATACCTGCTGGCCGAACAACCCTACGACTGCGCCGGCAGCGCCAAGAGCGAAGGCCTGGGCATCGCGCTGCTGGATGCCATAGACAGCGACGACCCGACCGCGCTGGTCGGCCTGCCGCTGATCCGCACCTGCCGCATGCTGCGCGCCGCGGGGGTCGAACTTCTGTGA
- a CDS encoding SAM-dependent methyltransferase yields MTHGKLYLVPAPLDFGCDTQAPLQDALPLGTLQAAAGITHWICENAKSARAYLKRIDAVTPLAAPLQAQNIQELPREVHKKGDHAGQFDARPLLAAALEGHDIGLLSEAGMPAVADPGSSVARAAHDLGLSVVPLTGPVSLLLALAASGLNGQNFAFVGYLPQDAGERQTRIRELEALALKSGQTQLFIETPYRNAALLQALIQTLQHNTRLAVARGLTLATAQVRSETVKSWRAKPQPTTDERLPAVFAIGR; encoded by the coding sequence GTGACGCACGGCAAGCTCTACCTCGTTCCCGCGCCGCTCGATTTCGGCTGCGACACCCAGGCGCCACTGCAGGACGCCCTTCCCCTGGGCACGCTGCAGGCCGCCGCCGGCATCACCCACTGGATCTGCGAGAACGCGAAGTCCGCGCGCGCCTACCTGAAGCGCATCGACGCCGTCACGCCGCTGGCCGCGCCGCTGCAGGCGCAGAACATCCAGGAACTGCCGCGCGAGGTGCACAAGAAAGGCGACCACGCCGGGCAGTTCGACGCCCGCCCCCTGCTCGCCGCCGCACTGGAAGGCCACGATATCGGCCTGCTCAGCGAAGCCGGCATGCCGGCGGTGGCCGACCCCGGTTCCTCGGTGGCGCGCGCCGCGCACGACCTGGGTCTCAGCGTCGTTCCGCTGACCGGCCCGGTCTCGCTGCTGCTCGCACTGGCGGCGAGCGGGCTCAATGGCCAGAACTTCGCCTTCGTCGGCTACCTGCCGCAGGACGCCGGCGAGCGCCAGACGCGCATCCGCGAACTCGAGGCGCTGGCGCTCAAGTCGGGCCAGACGCAGCTCTTCATTGAAACGCCCTATCGCAATGCCGCCCTGCTGCAGGCGCTGATACAGACGCTCCAGCACAACACCCGCCTCGCGGTGGCGCGCGGCCTCACGCTGGCAACGGCCCAAGTGCGCAGCGAAACAGTGAAATCCTGGCGCGCCAAGCCGCAGCCCACCACAGACGAACGCCTGCCCGCTGTGTTCGCGATCGGGCGCTGA
- a CDS encoding MFS transporter — protein MVAITAATRWASRAQFFSAGFIFATWGVHVPTVKAHYGIDEAQLGLAMLAAGAGAMIGLTSAGRWIGRYGPRRMAGVCGCIYALLLAGLIAMPGYVALLGLLAAFGLVTSVFDVSINTEAAQLELHGGTPLMSGMHGMFSLGGMAGAASGSAALAAGLGAQAHLLLVAAAMVLLVGVASRRMLPRPATSGASGADHGFLMPRGTLAVLGVLAALGLIAEGAIYDWSVLYMQQEIGSPQQQAALAYASFSAAMAAARFGGDAMRARFAPATLLLGSGLLAAAAMTLVLVTDMPWLALVGFAGVGVGFANVVPILFSASANVPGIEPARGIASVSAVAYLGFMAGPAVIGLLARATSLTAALYVVVAFAVALAASARYTASGESK, from the coding sequence ATGGTGGCCATCACCGCCGCCACGCGCTGGGCATCGCGCGCGCAATTCTTTTCCGCCGGTTTCATCTTCGCGACCTGGGGCGTGCACGTACCCACGGTCAAGGCGCACTACGGCATCGACGAAGCGCAACTCGGCCTCGCCATGCTCGCAGCCGGTGCCGGCGCGATGATCGGCCTGACCAGCGCGGGCCGCTGGATCGGCCGCTACGGCCCGCGCCGCATGGCCGGCGTCTGCGGCTGCATCTATGCGCTGCTGCTGGCAGGGCTGATCGCGATGCCGGGCTATGTGGCGCTGCTGGGCCTGCTGGCGGCCTTCGGCCTCGTGACCAGCGTGTTCGATGTCTCGATCAATACCGAGGCCGCGCAGCTCGAACTGCACGGCGGCACGCCGTTGATGAGCGGCATGCACGGCATGTTCAGCCTGGGCGGCATGGCCGGCGCCGCGAGCGGCAGCGCGGCGCTCGCCGCCGGGCTCGGCGCGCAGGCGCACTTGCTGCTGGTTGCGGCGGCGATGGTGCTGCTCGTGGGCGTGGCCTCGCGGCGCATGCTGCCGCGCCCCGCCACCAGCGGCGCGAGCGGGGCCGACCACGGATTCCTGATGCCGCGCGGCACCCTGGCGGTACTGGGCGTGCTCGCCGCGCTGGGCCTGATCGCCGAAGGCGCCATCTACGACTGGAGCGTGCTCTATATGCAGCAGGAGATCGGCAGCCCGCAGCAGCAGGCCGCGCTGGCCTACGCGAGCTTCTCGGCGGCGATGGCGGCAGCGCGCTTCGGCGGCGACGCGATGCGCGCCCGCTTCGCGCCGGCCACGCTGCTGCTGGGCAGCGGCCTGCTCGCCGCGGCTGCCATGACGCTGGTGCTCGTCACCGACATGCCCTGGCTGGCCCTGGTGGGTTTCGCCGGCGTGGGGGTCGGCTTCGCGAACGTGGTGCCGATCCTGTTCTCGGCTTCCGCGAACGTGCCGGGCATCGAGCCCGCGCGCGGCATTGCGTCGGTCTCGGCCGTGGCCTATCTGGGGTTCATGGCAGGCCCCGCGGTGATCGGCCTGCTGGCGCGGGCGACCTCGCTGACCGCCGCTCTCTATGTGGTCGTGGCCTTCGCCGTGGCGCTGGCAGCGTCCGCGCGCTACACCGCCAGCGGCGAAAGCAAATAG
- a CDS encoding S49 family peptidase, translating into MTDPNRTEPAGFEPFEPATPTNMAKDPTQRPGWERATLEKLAFASLNEQKATRRWKTFVRLSWLAFFIFLAWLALSRSAPSTAKTTAHTAVVEIKGEIANGGDASAEFVVAAMKTAFEDEGAKGVILLINSPGGSPVQAGIINDEIKRLKAKYKKPVYAVVEETCASAAYYIAAATDKIYVDKASIVGSIGVLMDGFGFTGVMEKVGVERRLLTAGENKGFLDPFSPMSDAQRAHAQTMLNQIHAQFINVVKTGRGDRLKLDTPGLFSGLFWSGEQAVEYGLADQLGNVDYVAREVIKADEVIDYTRRDNVAEKLAKKFGASMAETTVRLMHTAPALR; encoded by the coding sequence ATGACCGACCCGAACCGAACAGAACCCGCAGGGTTCGAGCCATTTGAGCCGGCCACCCCCACCAACATGGCCAAAGATCCCACGCAGCGCCCCGGATGGGAGCGCGCAACGCTCGAAAAACTCGCCTTCGCCTCCCTGAACGAACAGAAGGCCACGCGGCGCTGGAAAACCTTCGTGCGGCTGTCGTGGCTGGCCTTCTTCATCTTCCTGGCCTGGCTGGCGCTGTCGCGCAGCGCGCCCAGCACCGCCAAGACCACGGCCCACACGGCGGTCGTCGAGATCAAGGGCGAGATCGCCAACGGCGGCGACGCCAGCGCCGAGTTCGTGGTCGCCGCCATGAAGACCGCTTTCGAGGACGAGGGCGCCAAGGGCGTGATCCTGCTGATCAACTCGCCCGGCGGCAGCCCGGTGCAGGCCGGCATCATCAACGACGAGATCAAGCGCCTGAAGGCCAAGTACAAGAAGCCGGTCTATGCCGTGGTCGAGGAGACCTGTGCGTCGGCCGCCTACTACATCGCCGCCGCCACCGACAAGATCTACGTCGACAAGGCCAGCATCGTGGGCAGCATCGGCGTGCTGATGGACGGCTTCGGCTTCACGGGCGTGATGGAAAAGGTCGGCGTCGAGCGCCGCCTGCTGACTGCCGGTGAGAACAAGGGCTTCCTCGACCCGTTCAGCCCCATGAGCGACGCGCAGCGCGCACATGCGCAGACCATGCTGAACCAGATCCACGCGCAGTTCATCAACGTGGTCAAGACCGGCCGCGGCGACCGCCTGAAGCTGGACACCCCGGGCCTGTTCAGCGGCCTGTTCTGGAGCGGCGAGCAGGCCGTCGAATACGGCCTGGCCGACCAGCTGGGCAACGTCGACTACGTGGCGCGCGAAGTCATCAAGGCCGACGAGGTGATCGACTACACCCGCCGCGACAACGTGGCCGAGAAGCTGGCCAAGAAGTTCGGCGCCTCGATGGCCGAAACCACCGTGCGCCTGATGCACACGGCGCCGGCACTGCGCTGA
- a CDS encoding Rieske (2Fe-2S) protein — protein sequence MSEERIPLCNASDLVEGGLAVPFDVVHGGETCRAFAVRFEGRPHAFLNRCSHVAMEMDFQPDRFFDDTGQWLLCATHGAVYRPDTGECAGGPCRGGLVKIALSEHDGVVHWHTDWNLHPLTF from the coding sequence ATGAGTGAAGAACGCATCCCGCTTTGCAACGCCTCGGACCTGGTCGAGGGCGGCCTCGCGGTGCCTTTCGACGTGGTTCATGGCGGCGAAACCTGCCGGGCCTTCGCGGTGCGTTTCGAGGGGCGGCCGCATGCGTTTCTCAACCGGTGCAGCCACGTGGCGATGGAGATGGACTTCCAGCCCGACCGCTTCTTCGACGATACCGGCCAGTGGCTGCTGTGCGCCACGCATGGCGCCGTCTACCGGCCCGACACCGGCGAATGCGCGGGCGGCCCGTGCCGCGGCGGCCTCGTGAAGATCGCACTCAGCGAGCATGACGGCGTAGTGCACTGGCATACTGACTGGAACCTCCACCCCCTGACTTTCTGA
- a CDS encoding HAD family hydrolase, which translates to MTDASRPPRFDLIAFDWDGTLYDSTRLIVRCIQAAVIDVGGAKPSENDAAWVIGLGLAEALARAAPDVPKEKYPELGARYRYHYLQHQDDLVLFDGVLQMLDALRARGHKLAVATGKSRRGLNEALKSVALRDRFEASRTADETFGKPHPRMLLELMEELDVTPERTLMIGDTTHDLQLAQNAGCASVGVSYGAHEPASFDEFKPLHVAHSVADLEAWLLGNA; encoded by the coding sequence ATGACTGACGCTTCCCGACCTCCCCGTTTCGACCTGATCGCCTTCGACTGGGACGGCACCCTCTACGACTCCACGCGCCTGATCGTGCGCTGCATCCAGGCGGCGGTGATCGACGTCGGCGGTGCCAAGCCGAGCGAGAACGACGCCGCCTGGGTCATCGGCCTGGGGCTGGCCGAGGCGCTGGCTCGCGCGGCGCCCGACGTGCCGAAGGAAAAATATCCCGAGCTGGGAGCGCGCTACCGCTATCACTACCTGCAGCACCAGGACGACCTGGTGCTGTTCGACGGCGTGCTGCAGATGCTCGATGCATTGCGCGCGCGCGGCCACAAGCTGGCCGTGGCCACCGGCAAGTCGCGCCGCGGCCTGAACGAGGCGCTGAAGTCGGTCGCGCTGCGCGACCGCTTCGAAGCCTCGCGCACCGCCGACGAAACCTTCGGCAAGCCGCATCCGCGCATGCTGCTGGAGCTGATGGAAGAACTCGACGTCACGCCCGAGCGCACCCTGATGATCGGCGACACCACGCACGACCTGCAGCTGGCGCAGAACGCCGGCTGCGCCAGCGTGGGCGTGAGCTACGGTGCCCACGAGCCCGCCAGCTTCGACGAATTCAAGCCGCTGCACGTCGCGCACTCGGTGGCAGACCTCGAAGCGTGGCTCCTGGGCAACGCCTGA
- a CDS encoding RluA family pseudouridine synthase, whose product MTALVKNIIGAKQSPAAAPNPAGQKASDESAAPNAAIKFLTVDAESAGQRLDNFLFRHLKGVPKTHVYRIIRSGEVRINKGRVQAETRIEAGDVLRLPPIRISARAEEGAAPPAPAREFPVLLEDDAVLAIDKPAGVAVHGGSGVSFGVIEQLRTARPGAKFLELVHRLDRETSGILLVAKKRSALVALQDQFRERETGKTYLALVEGDWPANRKVLDAPLAKYLLPDGSGAGAGERRVRVVAKDHPDAMRAVTLVRVLARLTLPGDAAPVSLLAVTIKTGRTHQIRVHLASAGHPIAGDDKYGESDRQRALQKLGLKRMFLHAWRLQFNHPASGERVALQAGLPPELNMLMPPAALEAMAQHPTPTAHD is encoded by the coding sequence ATGACCGCGCTGGTGAAAAACATTATAGGTGCGAAGCAGAGCCCCGCGGCTGCTCCAAATCCCGCAGGCCAAAAAGCCTCCGACGAGTCCGCGGCGCCCAATGCCGCCATCAAATTCCTCACGGTCGATGCCGAATCCGCCGGGCAGCGGCTCGACAATTTCCTGTTCCGCCATCTGAAAGGCGTGCCCAAGACGCATGTCTACCGGATCATCCGTTCGGGTGAGGTGCGCATCAACAAGGGCCGTGTGCAGGCCGAGACCCGCATCGAGGCCGGCGACGTGCTGCGGCTGCCGCCGATCCGGATTTCCGCGCGCGCGGAAGAGGGCGCGGCCCCGCCCGCGCCCGCGCGCGAGTTCCCGGTGCTGCTGGAAGACGACGCCGTGCTCGCCATCGACAAGCCGGCCGGCGTGGCCGTGCACGGCGGCAGCGGCGTGAGCTTCGGCGTGATCGAGCAACTGCGCACGGCGCGGCCGGGCGCCAAATTCCTGGAATTGGTGCACCGGCTCGACCGCGAGACCTCCGGCATCCTGCTGGTCGCCAAGAAGCGCAGCGCACTGGTCGCCTTGCAGGACCAGTTCCGCGAGCGCGAGACCGGCAAGACCTACCTGGCGCTGGTCGAGGGCGACTGGCCCGCGAACAGGAAGGTGCTCGACGCGCCGCTTGCCAAATACCTGCTGCCCGACGGTTCAGGCGCCGGTGCCGGCGAGCGCCGGGTGCGCGTGGTCGCCAAGGACCATCCGGACGCGATGCGCGCCGTGACGCTGGTGCGCGTGCTGGCGCGGCTCACGCTGCCGGGCGACGCGGCGCCGGTGTCATTGCTGGCCGTGACCATCAAGACCGGGCGCACCCACCAGATCCGCGTGCACCTCGCGTCGGCGGGCCATCCGATTGCCGGCGACGACAAGTACGGCGAATCCGACCGCCAGCGCGCACTGCAGAAACTCGGCCTCAAGCGCATGTTCCTGCATGCCTGGCGCCTGCAATTCAACCATCCGGCCAGCGGAGAACGCGTGGCGCTGCAGGCCGGCCTGCCGCCCGAGCTCAACATGCTGATGCCGCCCGCCGCCCTCGAGGCGATGGCCCAACACCCCACTCCCACGGCCCATGACTGA